Proteins from a genomic interval of Lycium ferocissimum isolate CSIRO_LF1 chromosome 2, AGI_CSIRO_Lferr_CH_V1, whole genome shotgun sequence:
- the LOC132038371 gene encoding membrane-anchored ubiquitin-fold protein 3-like yields the protein MPEEDLVEVKFRLFDGSDVGPFRCSPASTVAMLKERIVAEWPKDKKIAPKAANDVKLISAGKILENNKTVGQCKTPFGELPNGVITMHAVVQPSVGKSKSEKKIDETQKKSVCACAIL from the exons ATGCCGGAGGAGGATTTGGTTGAAGTTAAGTTTCGTTTGTTCGATGGATCAGATGTTGGTCCATTTCGATGCTCACCGGCTTCAACTGTAGCTATGCTTAAAGAGAGAATTGTTGCTGAGTGGCCCAAAG ATAAAAAAATTGCACCCAAGGCGGCAAATGATGTAAAGTTGATAAGTGctgggaaaattttggaaaacaacAAGACTGTTGGTCAATGTAAAACGCCTTTCGGCGAGCTACCTAATGGTGTGATTACCATGCATGCTGTTGTACAGCCATCAGTAGGTAAATCAAAATCAG AAAAGAAGATTGACGAGACTCAAAAGAAAAGCGTCTGCGCATGTGCCATATTGTGA
- the LOC132038385 gene encoding uncharacterized protein LOC132038385 yields the protein MRFQVGSRRRRFSLQHALIAIATFTVVGLLILTLRSVDPSTQLPITTVKKVDDDKPADMNLQADAKPLKTCATVEEMGEVFSGGFEEESYRVRKIIQNHFAINGASRVRMLPPEEFCRHGFVLGKASEAGFGNEMYKILTAGALSVMLNRSLIIGQTRGRYPFEDFISYSNLSFTLKEIKHLWRQNGCLTKYGRHLVTRTDDFQKPARTNVLCSNWRAWEQPIIWFQNTTDAVAAQFFLKNVHDEMRVAASNLFGKPDDLHHRPNVFGELMRLLIAPSENIQHAVNWALGGGADPDIALHMRMLMNRSIRAVQAAFSCIRKSVENLKLTSKPKIVLVSDNPSLVKDIAPDLNQFAEVLHFDFKHFKGNMSGNSHFHTLDFRTKDWGTAPRWVAFVDFFLASRAKHAVVSGAHRRVGTTFAQLVAALAAANSLEDRLSAGSNFTFLSSFQSNLLAAGLKNQIGWGHVWNRFAGTLSCYNQSKQCAHTPILPPAWWDGLWQSPIPRDVHRMEAYGIRLSGFGTFDDNQLRSFCSSRKKPVITIPLI from the exons ATGAGGTTCCAGGTGGGATCTCGTCGGAGGCGATTCTCTCTCCAGCACGCACTCATCGCCATAGCAACGTTCACAGTCGTCGGATTATTGATCTTAACTTTAAGGTCCGTTGATCCATCAACTCAACTCCCAATCACCACCGTTAAAAAAGTAGatgatgataagccagctgataTGAATCTGCAAGCGGATGCTAAACCACTGAAAACATGCGCTACGGTTGAGGAGATGGGTGAGGTGTTTAGTGGTGGGTTTGAAGAGGAAAGTTATAGAGTGAGGAAAATTATTCAGAATCACTTTGCTATTAATG GTGCTTCGAGAGTCCGAATGCTTCCGCCAGAGGAGTTCTGCAGGCATGGTTTTGTGTTGGGGAAAGCATCAGAAGCAGGTTTTGGTAATGAGATGTACAAAATCTTAACTGCGGGAGCACTGAGCGTGATGTTGAACCGGTCGTTGATAATTGGGCAAACCAG GGGTAGATATCCTTTTGAGGATTTCATCTCTTACTCCAATCTTTCCTTCACATTGAAAGAAATCAAGCACCTTTGGAGACAGAATGGTTGTCTGACCAAATATGGGAGACATCTCGTTACCAGAACTGATGATTTCCAGAAGCCAGCACGAACGAATGTTCTGTGTAGCAATTGGAGGGCTTGGGAACAACCTATTATCTG GTTCCAGAATACGACAGATGCTGTGGctgctcaatttttcttgaagaatGTACATGATGAGATGAGGGTAGCTGCTTCTAATTTATTTGGGAAACCAGATGACCTTCACCATAGGCCTAACGTATTTGGGGAGCTAATGAGACTCCTCATAGCTCCATCCGAGAATATTCAACATGCTGTGAACTGGGCATTAGGAGGTGGTGCTGACCCTGATATTGCTCTACACATGCGGATGCTTATGAATAG GTCCATTAGAGCAGTTCAAGCAGCTTTCTCTTGCATCAGAAAATCTGTGGAAAATCTAAAGCTGACGTCCAAACCAAAAATAGTTTTAGTTTCAGATAATCCTTCTCTGGTCAAAGATATTGCTCCAGACTTGAATCAGTTTGCAGAA GTTCTTCACTTTGATTTCAAACACTTCAAAGGAAATATGTCTGGCAACTCAcattttcatactctagattTTAGAACAAAGGATTGGGGTACAGCGCCAAGATGGGTGGCGTTTGTCGATTTCTTTCTTGCTTCACGTGCAAAACATGCAGTTGTCTCTGGGGCTCACCGGCGTGTTGGGACTACGTTTGCTCAGCTGGTTGCAGCGTTGGCTGCAGCTAACAGCCTCG AAGATAGATTATCTGCTGGATCAAATTTCACCTTCCTCAGTAGCTTCCAGAGTAACTTGCTTGCAGCAGGTCTAAAGAATCAGATTGGTTGGGGGCACGTGTGGAACCGATTTGCTGGTACGTTAAGCTGCTACAACCAATCTAAGCAATGTGCTCATACTCCAATTCTTCCGCCTGCATGGTGGGATGGACTTTGGCAGTCGCCTATTCCACGGGATGTGCACAGAATGGAAGCATATGGCATTCGCCTCTCTGGTTTTGGGACCTTTGATGACAATCAGCTACGTTCTTTCTGTAGTTCGAGGAAAAAACCTGTGATTACTATTCCATTAATTTAG